Proteins from a genomic interval of Gossypium hirsutum isolate 1008001.06 chromosome A09, Gossypium_hirsutum_v2.1, whole genome shotgun sequence:
- the LOC107888939 gene encoding uncharacterized protein gives MSGSGGVSIARSRGGESRFYNPPPMRKQQQLQQQQQQQQMTTTTMQRREQRPPLISKGSTEKRTDHEDCATLLPSSSSSSSSANNSSKTNYDNSTNLDRFLEFTTPVVSAQYLPKTSIRGCRGQERGLECPPYFALKDLWESFKEWSAYGAGVPLLLNGSDSVMQYYVPYLSGIQLYVDQSRPSPRQRMPGEESDTESSRETSSDGSDSDYGVARRANNIVPGSWNQLDIADANIQRLNTLSLRNRPFGGSSSDESDTCNPLGQLIFEYLEHDQPFSREPLADKISVLASQFPALRTYRSCDLSPSSWISVAWYPIYRIPMGPTLQNLDACFLTYHSLSTPLPCNGTDGSPFRGFNVREFHDADMSLKLPLPTFGLAFYKFKVSVWNPDGVNESQKANSLLQAADNWLRLLQVNHPDFRFFVSHNTYWR, from the exons ATGTCGGGTTCTGGTGGCGTTTCGATCGCGAGAAGCCGTGGCGGCGAGAGCCGGTTTTACAATCCGCCGCCGATGAGGAAACAGCAACAACTGCagcaacagcagcagcagcagcagatgACTACGACGACGATGCAGCGACGGGAACAAAGGCCGCCGTTGATTTCGAAGGGTTCGACGGAGAAGAGAACGGATCACGAGGATTGCGCCACTTTATTGCCGTCTTCTTCGTCTTCGTCGTCGTCGGCGAATAATAGCAGTAAAACAAATTATGATAATTCGACGAATTTGGATCGGTTCTTGGAGTTTACGACTCCTGTGGTTTCGGCTCAGTATTTACCTAAG ACAAGCATAAGAGGATGCAGAGGGCAGGAGCGCGGACTGGAGTGTCCTCCATATTTTGCGCTTAAGGATTTGTGGGAGTCTTTTAAAGAATGGAGTGCATATGGAGCTGGTGTTCCTCTTTTGTTGAACGGGAGCGACTCTGTAATGCAATACTATGTCCCTTATTTGTCTGGCATTCAGCTGTATGTTGACCAATCAAGACCCTCCCCAAGGCAGAG GATGCCTGGTGAGGAGAGTGATACTGAGTCATCGAGGGAAACAAGTAGTGATGGTAGTGATAGTGATTATGGAGTAGCAAGAAGAGCTAACAACATTGTCCCAGGTTCTTGGAATCAGCTGGATATTGCAGATGCAAATATTCAGAGATTGAATACACTGTCACTAAGAAATAGACCCTTTGGGGGTTCATCAAGTGATGAAAGTGATACTTGTAACCCTTTGGGTCAGCTTATTTTTGAATACTTGGAACATGATCAACCATTTAGTCGTGAGCCCTTGGCTGACAAG ATCTCGGTTCTGGCATCTCAGTTTCCAGCACTGAGGACATATAGGAGCTGTGATCTGTCTCCTTCGAGTTGGATTTCAGTTGCATG GTATCCAATATATAGGATACCGATGGGTCCAACTCTGCAAAATCTTGATGCCTGCTTTTTAACCTACCACTCTCTTTCTACACCCTTACCAT GTAATGGCACGGATGGGTCACCTTTCCGTGGATTTAATGTTAGGGAGTTTCATGATGCTGACATGTCCTTAAAGCTACCATTGCCTACCTTCGGACTTGCTTTCTATAAGTTCAAAGTTTCTGTTTGGAATCCCGATGGGGTTAATGAATCCCAGAAAGCTAATTCCCTTTTGCAAGCCGCTGATAACTGGCTTCGGCTTTTGCAAGTGAATCATCCAGATTTCAGGTTCTTTGTTTCCCACAATACATACTGGCGGTGA